A stretch of DNA from Juglans microcarpa x Juglans regia isolate MS1-56 chromosome 5D, Jm3101_v1.0, whole genome shotgun sequence:
TAAACCAGAGGAGTATCTGCCACCAACTCTCGCTGTAGCTTTCGAGCTCAACTATTTCAAGCACTTCAACTTCGCTAGTGCTTCTAATCTACACCACTATCAATCTTTCTTCAAATTCCACTCTGTTTCAGTCTTTTCTTCAATCTGCCATAATTCAGGTTTGGAAGATGCTTTATATTTATCTTGCTCTCAGTGTTTCTCTGTGCCTGCGAGGTTCCTATTTATAATCCGAGTCCAAATACTCAAAACCCAAATTTCCTGGgtaaatatttaaacttttcaAGCATTGCGTCTCTTTGACTTTAATTAATGGGCTTTTAAAAACAACGTTGATTTGAGCTCTAGCCTCTATATAGCATAGTTTTGGAGTCTAGTGGTTGAATTGGTGCGTTTTAGTATTTGGTATCTGTGTTTTCTTTTCCATATCATTTTACATATCCTCTGCTGGAGGTGCTCCAGTTTGTAAAACCATTGCAGTCTACGATGGTTTTATTAATACTCTGCTTCTTTGCTGAGTAAATGAAATCTTAGTGGAAAAAGGTAAAGATTCATTACACTAAGCTCGTGTTATACTGACCATGCTTCTTTGTCTTAattgatgtgtgtgtgtgtgtgtgtgtgttcagtTCTTGATTGTGAATAACACTGATGACCTGAAATGGAGAGAGATCCTTCACTGGTGCTAGCAGTCACAAACATAAATGCTAAAActgttaattgtttgtttattcatttattgtttgtttgaCAACTTTAGGCGTTTTTTGTTCCCTTTTTGTTTTCCGACAAGCTGACTGATAGTATGATTACCAAAATCCGCACCCGACCCTTTCTATCTTGATGGAGGGTAGATGCTTGAAATAAGGAAACGATGGTTTTTAATCTAGATCTTTATTGGATGTTTGGTGGATATGGGAAAACGAGAGAGAACACCTTTTTTTAGAACTCATAGCTTCTCCCTGCGACAAAACGGAGCTTTGAACATTTTACGTAAATCTTTTTGCAATTGAAGATATAAGGTAAGGATCATAACAAGGAAGAAATCATTGAAGAAAAATGCTGCTTGTATTCTGTAAATGATCTGATTCTATTTCCAATTTTAGTTCATGTGATTGACTGGATTGGGCAAGTGTCTTTTGGCTTAACTGAGGTATTGACAATCAGCATTGACTGGTTCTGCAGAAAGTCTTCGTTCCTTTCTGAAAGCCTCTGTCGCGTAATGGAATCTGAAAATGGGGTTACTGTGAAGGACGAGAGTTCTGTTATTGAGAGAAAATATGTGGAAGAATCAGTTGTGGATTTGAAGAGAGAGGGTGAGGATGGTGATAACGGCGAAGTTCCCACCATGAATGGAAAATCCGAACCAGCCATAAAAATCAAAAGCCTTAAATCTTCTGGAGTGGTGGTCAAAGCCTCTGCAATGGTTCCTGCAAGTAAAACTTCAAAATCCATAAAGGTTCTGTTCAAAGAATTTTCTCATATGAGCTGATTTTTTATGACTAATCATAGCATATATGAAGGGTGCACCTTGTAAATATTTTAGcatctgatttttctttttgcggTCAGGAACCCGGAAATCTGCATGGTGGCTCCCCAAAGAACAATAGACTGGGAAAGGATAAACCCAATCCGATAGCCACAACTACATTTTCACGCAGTCAGAGATCAATCCTTACACAGAGTCTTTCCCTCCCATCAAGAGGGGTTCGTTCTGATGTTATGAACAAGAGCATCGAGGTTTACCCAGTGAAAAGAGATCAAGCCAAACACGCTCAAAGACAAGGGACTAAATCCCAAGCCTCAAGTGGAACAGTCACAAATACAATGAGTGGAGCACCTGGTCGGCGGACTTCTTTAGCATCCATATCTACCATTAGACGCACTGTGgtaatttcttctctctttatttgGCGGGGGGGGGTTCATTGCGTTCCTTCCCTTTATTGCCCTACTTTGTGCTTAACTTGGTTTCTTGCTAGTATCAGCCTGGGAAATATGCTTCTTTGAATGCAACTATTAACTGTCCTCCTGCTGAGGAATCCCTGTGAGTCACAGCCTTTTTCAGAATAATTTTGTTATAGATTTCAGGAGAGGCATTTATATTTTTCTGCTGAATAATTCTCAGCCTATGATGTGATGTAACTGCAGATCAGTTAATCCAAATTTGAATCCTATCAAAGCAGCACTGCTTGTGAAAGAAGATGATGAGGCTCGTTCCACTACTTCGTATGATCCTTTCCTTGATCagcttcatttcttttcatttgttacaaataaaatcattcATTGTCTCTCAGCTCTCTCTTCAGTTTGCTGTTGTCTTCTTGTACTACTTTGACATCGCATTTGTCTTTATTATTATCAGAAGTGTTACTCCTCGCGGGACTCCTTGTGATCGGAGGAGCAGTGGTTCGGGATTTTCCTTCAAATTGGACGAACGAGCTGAAAAACGAAGGGAGGTAGTTGACGCATGTACAAcctgttaaattttttatctacaaTGAAAACCActgattatttttttgttgatcaGTTCTTTTCAAAACTTGAAGAGAAGATTCAGGCAAAAGAAGTGGAAAGAACTAACTTGCAAGCAAAATCAAAGGTATTGGGatagctttttcttttgtttggcaCTTGGtagatattttcttctctttttagcTTCCTGCTTTGCCTGTCCCATTTCAGCTATTTACTCCGTCTCCGTGTACATTCTGACTATCTTGCAGGAAAACCAGGAGGCAGAGATCAAGCAACTGAGAAAAAGCCTGACATTTAAAGCTACACCCATGCCCAGTTTCTACAAAGAGCCTCCTCCAAGAGCTGAACTAAAGAAGGTAACTCATCGGTTTTTTTTAAGCTTTCAGGGTTGTCTTAGTCAATAATTTGCAAAACACAATGGGTTTCATGGAATTTGGGTTCCATGGCACTTGTCAGCTAATGCAGTCTCTTTCTCTTCGCAAGCATCCCTTGAAATAGAACACACATCTTCCTGGCCAACATCAGATATGGTTCAATTTTACAATgatcacatatatttttttttgtccaagAACTACAAACAGGTGAAGTTCTAGCAGGTTTGGGCGAGAACAATTTTAAAgctcttttaagttttaacgcAACACAccaattgaattgaaaaagtaCGCTCCTGGGACTCCTAGTAATAAACAACAGTAAAGTCGTGTCGCTTAACAGAGTTTTAAGGTGTGAAATGAGCTAGAGAAACGTACTCTTTCTTCTCCTCACTCTGCTTCATGCACCTCACATTCTTGGTATATCAACATTTTGTCTTCCTCATTGATCTAGATACCAACCACACGCGCAATATCTCCAAAGCTTGGAAGGCAAAAGGGCTCTGTGACCGTGACAAACAACTCTTCAGAAGGTGATGGGCCTGGCCTTAGCCCACGCCTGAACCCATCTCCAAAGTTCAAGAAGAACAAGAATTCTGTTACTGCAAACAACTCTTCAGAAGTTAGTGCATCTTGCCGTGGCCCACATCTTAACCGAGAACATAGTAATTCAAACAAAGGGTTACGGGCAGAATCTGATAAAAATGTTGTTGCTTCAAAGAAGACCATCAGGAAGTCCCAAACCAGGCTTCAGACTCAGGAAATTGCAGTCACTAAAGCTGAAAGACAGCCTGCCAAATCTAAAACAGAGGACCCTGGAGAAGAGACCCAAAACCAGAAAGAATGCAGAGGAGAAGGTGAAGAAAGCCAGAATCGGTCAATGTGTCTTTCAGAATGCTCGGATGAGATAGACCCAGAGTCTGAAATGGATACTGCCCAGAATAACGCACCGGTTCTTAATTCATCTACCCTTGAGATTATGCCTCATGAAGTTACTGTCGGAGGTTAAAGACATAAATCTTGGACCttgtatttttatgggtttaaaaattttgagttcaatttgacttttcaaaaagaaaagagtttgaTGTTGTTGTGAATATGGTGGTTGCCAGTAAATCATGTAATTCGAATATTTTTATCTACAGGTTAATGTAATTATGCTTGTCTTTCATTGTTGTAGTATTGCTATATGAAAGTGTTATCTTCAATTAATGAGAAGACTTCTTTGTTGTCTTCTTTTGTATAGATTAGGGAAGGGTATCGAAGGCAAGTTCTTCTTACTCTGAAGATAGATGTGCACACAAACGATGTCCGAATCCCTAGTGTTTCCGattataaaaagagagaagtaTATCAGAAGCATCCGCAAAAATCAATGTATAGTTATTCGGGATGTACAATATTAGCGTTAGAGAAGTGAAGACTCTTGCTCACAGCACATTACATAAGGTGGCAATGCCTCTCATTGTTGGAACAAAATATAAGATAGCCTCGTATTTTGGAGTGataatatgtgatacgaccATTAAAACGTTAACTTAACATGAATACGATACGATAATAACAGATTTGACTTTAGTCTTAACAGATTCGGGTTAAAACagattgacccgttaagacacgattgcttaacgggttgataacgggtcaacccgttttggaTAACCCGTTATGACtcattaagaaagttaaaattataattatacccttatatctaaaaataaaattgttgggattttaatttcactttttttattgtttagatagtaattttagatttgaagttagttttatattttttttatagctattgtgattttaacatttatctaaaattatactaaacttGATTAGATTAAACGGgtttattttgtgtttgttcAATCCTTTACATAAATAGGTTGAAACGGATCGGGTCATATCGTGTTAATATATTTCGTAGTATTCATTAAtaggtcaaaacaggttgacacgacacgacccgttatgttaatagatcgtgttaggatttgagattttgacacgataagcttaacggatCGTATTCAGATTGatccatatagtataatatatatattttaacacgACACAAACATGACTTGTTAACGCAATTTGACACCCCTACTTGTACTCTTCCACACTCACTTGGGCACCATGATCCAACACCTATTTAGCCAACAACAAAGTTTGAACAATCCGGTTAGAACTTTTCAACTCAAAATATCCGGTACACGTCCATATGTGTGTTGAACAATTTCATTTGACATTATCTTGGCTTGATTATCATAATAATCAAATcacttttatttgatttttataatgattaaaatatttatcttatcttatctcaatgtAATTTCTCAATAAATAGGAATCCACATCATCTTGTAttcaataataattgaaaataacaaatatatagcCCTCAAAGtttatcttcttcctctcttctccatctttatttatattatatttaattttctatCATAGTATCAGAACTATTGGCTAACGTCAAGCTCAATCCTATAGAATATTTCTTCCTCCACTAACTTTACCTCTCACAAAATCTTTGTTAGCTTTACCTCTTATAAGATTTTTATCGCCGTTTAATTATGTATCGTCTCACATTCATGCATTTGGAGTATCATTATTAACTGTGAGacattttttattggattttaatctCTTGTAAACATTGTTTAAATCCCTATATCCAATTTTGACCTTTTGATTTGGGTCATGTAGTTGACCAAGGCCATGTACAACCTATTGTTAGTCACAACTCCAATTAATGGATATGAAGGCTacatacaaatctcaaactcaaGATTTCAAAGTTATCCACGttgaatttgaatgaaatgttgaagataatattatatcaaaaactTGATTTGCTATTGTCTTGACTTGATTTTCATAACAatcattttgatttgatattatcatGATTTGAACTTCATGATGATCaatatatttatcttatattatctcaatataatttttctataaataagaattattcaataacaattgaaaataataaagatataaGTGTAACAATTAAAATCTATCTTtcttattctctcttttctgtcttctttttattatattttatttttttaattaaagataatTTATCTAATTATCAAATCATCTTATTTGATATCATATTCAGCAATCTGTAATTGCAAATGACAAACTTACGTTATGAAAAGACATTGCGTCTTGCGAAGGTAAGCCGATTCAAACTTTTTAGAAAGAGTGATATATGCCAGGCGGCTTTGCTTTGTACTTTTTGCCTTATCCTTGTGACGAGTCTTGCAAATGAGGCCGCCCACTGTGAGGAAATGGGAGCGAGTCAGGCGACCTCGGAGAGGCAGAAACTACAGGCGACGACGAAACCCAGGCCCATGTTTCACAAACCCCCCGCTTTGCGTTCCCTGGGCTCAATCTCGTATCACATGAATGCACTACACAGTACAGTGTGTGCGCGATCTCATActtatttcctttattctttGTTGTAGTCAAGACTTTTGCCGTGAGAAATattaaatctataaaaaaaaattatttttgaagataATGAAGTGTTCCAACAGGCTGGAGGTTTGAAAGCACAATACGGGTAACGGCCAATTGAGTTTTCATTCTTTCGTGACATGTTTATTCTCAAATtctactattttataattagtaatttattaaaattaagctgtttattcttctttaagataactttataatttacttttttttacatTGCATGTCTTTGCATGAAGTATAGAGTAAGTCATACTTTCAGATAAGGTAATATTGTGGCAGATTTTCTGGCTATACAAGGAGTTGAGGGTTTAAATTTGGATTGGTCTGGTGATAGTTGCATGTTACCTATCAGTTTAAGAGGTCTTTTTATATGGACAGAATTGATCTTCCTTATTTGCAGACTTCTTAGAACTTGTTTGGGATTGAGTTTGAAAGCTTAAAAAATGCTTTTAACTATTTAAAagctcttttaaagaaaaaatgatatgtttgataaatttataaaaaatgtttggtgATAGTTGCATGTTACCTATCAGTTTAAGAGGTCTTTTTATATGGACAGAATTGATCTTCTTTATTTGCAGACTTCTTAGAACTTGTTTGGGATTGAGTTTGAAAGCTTAAAAAATGCTTTTAACTATTTAAAagctcttttaaagaaaaaatgatatgtttgataaatttataaaaaatgttttaatcacCTAAAATAGTTGAaagtctacttttttaaaaaacaccAAATTGAAGCTTTTATCGAAAAGTTATTGTAGATaactgtatattttttaaaaattaacgTAACTAACTTTAAAAGTGTTTTAGATACATGTttatcaaacagtaaataacttttgaaGTATAGagcttattatttaagttataagttataagccCTAAAGTTTTAAACTATATTTTCCACCACAATCCTAAACATGCACTTAGTGTCTTTCTTGGTAAGTTGTCCGtgttttacttgttttgttATTCTCATTtgcttgggtttttttttttttttttttgcaggtttttatattgttttgggttggttttctttgtatttattctattttaccCTGTATGTCTTTTAGGTTTGTACTGTTTGgttgttttagtatttttgaTGCCGGAGTTTTGGATGTTTATGCTTATTTGTATCTCTCAAGTGTTTAGTTGT
This window harbors:
- the LOC121265248 gene encoding protein WVD2-like 4 isoform X1; translated protein: MESENGVTVKDESSVIERKYVEESVVDLKREGEDGDNGEVPTMNGKSEPAIKIKSLKSSGVVVKASAMVPASKTSKSIKEPGNLHGGSPKNNRLGKDKPNPIATTTFSRSQRSILTQSLSLPSRGVRSDVMNKSIEVYPVKRDQAKHAQRQGTKSQASSGTVTNTMSGAPGRRTSLASISTIRRTVYQPGKYASLNATINCPPAEESLSVNPNLNPIKAALLVKEDDEARSTTSSVTPRGTPCDRRSSGSGFSFKLDERAEKRREFFSKLEEKIQAKEVERTNLQAKSKENQEAEIKQLRKSLTFKATPMPSFYKEPPPRAELKKIPTTRAISPKLGRQKGSVTVTNNSSEGDGPGLSPRLNPSPKFKKNKNSVTANNSSEVSASCRGPHLNREHSNSNKGLRAESDKNVVASKKTIRKSQTRLQTQEIAVTKAERQPAKSKTEDPGEETQNQKECRGEGEESQNRSMCLSECSDEIDPESEMDTAQNNAPVLNSSTLEIMPHEVTVGG
- the LOC121265248 gene encoding protein WVD2-like 4 isoform X2 — encoded protein: MESENGVTVKDESSVIERKYVEESVVDLKREGEDGDNGEVPTMNGKSEPAIKIKSLKSSGVVVKASAMVPASKTSKSIKEPGNLHGGSPKNNRLGKDKPNPIATTTFSRSQRSILTQSLSLPSRGVRSDVMNKSIEVYPVKRDQAKHAQRQGTKSQASSGTVTNTMSGAPGRRTSLASISTIRRTVPGKYASLNATINCPPAEESLSVNPNLNPIKAALLVKEDDEARSTTSSVTPRGTPCDRRSSGSGFSFKLDERAEKRREFFSKLEEKIQAKEVERTNLQAKSKENQEAEIKQLRKSLTFKATPMPSFYKEPPPRAELKKIPTTRAISPKLGRQKGSVTVTNNSSEGDGPGLSPRLNPSPKFKKNKNSVTANNSSEVSASCRGPHLNREHSNSNKGLRAESDKNVVASKKTIRKSQTRLQTQEIAVTKAERQPAKSKTEDPGEETQNQKECRGEGEESQNRSMCLSECSDEIDPESEMDTAQNNAPVLNSSTLEIMPHEVTVGG